The DNA segment GGAAAGCTAAAACCGTGCAGACGAGGCTTAGATAAGCTACGCTGAAGAAGACTTCACTTGTCATTATACTTGTGAAAAACGAGGAGTCGGCTATCATAAACGTTAACGCGAAGGGTGTGAATATAACCGTTGATAAAATGAGGTTAACCCATGTTAAATTAAAAAAATCGGCTGAACTATTAGAGTCTTCGACTTCCACCACCTTCTTAGAGTATACTATATAAAGCGCCCAGATGAGGCCTGCTGCTAAAACTAGTATGTCGCCTGTAAGGCTGCCTGAAAATATTATCGATAGATCCCCGTTCAAGATCACGGTTAAAGCCCCTGTTAAACCGATTGTTAAAGCTAGCAACCTCCTTTTATTCAATCGCTCCCCTAGAATGAAGGCTGCGAATAACGCGACGAACACCGCGTTTAAATTCACTAAAAGAGAGGCTTTCGAAGCCGTGGTGTAAGCTAAACCGGTAAACTCTAAAAGATAGCCTATAGCGTTTAAAACCCCTATTAAAATAATATACCTGCTACCTAGTAGTCTTCTAATAGCTCTAATATTTTTTATAATAAGCGGCGTGGTGAAGAGGCTAGCGGTTAGGAAGCGAAAAAATAGGAAGACTAACGGGTTTATGAATCCGACGCCCCATCTAATAACTGGGAAGGAGCTACCCCAAGCTAAAGCTGAAATTAAGGTGAAAGCCACACCTTTCACCGTGCTACTCGTTAAATGAGTCGCGGATTCCACACTATTTCTCACATAATTCACTCCAGGTGACTCTTATCTTTTAAACGTAAGCGGATAGCTTCCAGAAAAATTTCCACAGCTCTCTGCATTTTTAAAAGTAGAGTGGTTTGCTCTTCTATCGGTAGCTGATCTACGCTTCGCAGCCATTTCTCTATCTGCTCGCTGGCTGAGGGATAATTTAAATCGAAGCCTAAGCTAGCTGTATCGAAGACGCTTATAATCGCTACGCTCAGCTTATATAATTCTTCTATCCCTAAGTGAGTTAACCTATATTTTTTAAGTTTTAAGTCGCCGTGCTGCTCGATTAAACTGGTTAAAAGCTGCTTTTTCTCCATGTTTTTTAACTCATTATATATTAAATAATTTGAGGGCCTCCATGTTCTATGAGTCTTTTCTAGAATCGTCTTCCTTATATTATAGCCGTGGTCTTCTCCGTCTAAAAGCCGCGCTAAAATATAAAGTCTTAGCAGTGTTTTCTTAGGTTTCTTGAAGAATTCTTTTAGAATTGTTTTCTTCTCTTCTAAGCTTAGCTTTGAAATACTCATTTAACCGCCTTAAATTCTTTACTGTTTAGCTTTATATTCGAGATTATATTTATATATGTTTTTTAACAACATGTTTTTTAAAAGCATATATGTGATTGATATGAAAAACATTCTTCTAACCGGGGCAGCCGGCAGCGTAGGGGTTCCCACATTATTAAAACTGATTGATAGAAACTATAATGTACGCGTATTCGAGAAGCTTCACCTTCAGAGAAAATATATAGGAGGAAACTAAGCGGTTTCCATAAGATACTTGAAGAATACGGGAATAGAATCGAAGTACACTGGGGTGATATCACCGATTATTCTAGTGTACGGAAAGCTGTGGAGAGCATGGACGCCGTTATACATTTAGCGGCGGTTATACCGCCTCTATCAGAGATTAAACCTGATTTAGCGATAGCTGTAAACGTGAACGGCACCAGAAACATTATTAAAGCGATGGAAGAGTTAAATGTCCGCCGGCTAGTGTATACTTCATCTGTGGCGGTTTACGGGGATCGGCGCGGCAGCGTATGGATTAAAAGAACGGACCCCGTCACTCTAAATCCACCTGACACTTATACTAGAACTAAAATCGAATGTGAGAGAATCATCAAGTCATCTAACTTAGATTGGACTATTTTCAGAATTGGAGCGGTATTCATTAAAAGCTTTAACATAGATTTAAACACGGTTAAAACAGCTTTAATGATGCCTTTAAACACTAGTCTAGAATGGATTAGCGCCGAGGACTGCGCTCAGGGACTGGTGGAGTCTTTAAACCACTCGGAGCTTGTTAAACAAGTATT comes from the Candidatus Odinarchaeum yellowstonii genome and includes:
- a CDS encoding PadR family transcriptional regulator; translation: MSISKLSLEEKKTILKEFFKKPKKTLLRLYILARLLDGEDHGYNIRKTILEKTHRTWRPSNYLIYNELKNMEKKQLLTSLIEQHGDLKLKKYRLTHLGIEELYKLSVAIISVFDTASLGFDLNYPSASEQIEKWLRSVDQLPIEEQTTLLLKMQRAVEIFLEAIRLRLKDKSHLE
- a CDS encoding DMT family transporter encodes the protein MRNSVESATHLTSSTVKGVAFTLISALAWGSSFPVIRWGVGFINPLVFLFFRFLTASLFTTPLIIKNIRAIRRLLGSRYIILIGVLNAIGYLLEFTGLAYTTASKASLLVNLNAVFVALFAAFILGERLNKRRLLALTIGLTGALTVILNGDLSIIFSGSLTGDILVLAAGLIWALYIVYSKKVVEVEDSNSSADFFNLTWVNLILSTVIFTPFALTFMIADSSFFTSIMTSEVFFSVAYLSLVCTVLAFLLYFKGLKYISASSVAVILLSEILFAVLISYIFLFEPVTLYLIIGGFLITLAVLLS
- a CDS encoding NAD(P)-dependent oxidoreductase; its protein translation is MTDYSSVRKAVESMDAVIHLAAVIPPLSEIKPDLAIAVNVNGTRNIIKAMEELNVRRLVYTSSVAVYGDRRGSVWIKRTDPVTLNPPDTYTRTKIECERIIKSSNLDWTIFRIGAVFIKSFNIDLNTVKTALMMPLNTSLEWISAEDCAQGLVESLNHSELVKQVFNLGGGRCRIVFEDFLKHVLPLLGYPLDLLPVEAFESGVSHGGFFDEEESKLLAGILRHQNTTLEDYYQSIRGTISPFRKWIRRAYTTLLKPVLRSYLKKLT